A window of the Fusarium poae strain DAOMC 252244 chromosome 3, whole genome shotgun sequence genome harbors these coding sequences:
- a CDS encoding hypothetical protein (TransMembrane:1 (o653-673i)~BUSCO:14403at5125): MSGHSHNTHRSTPNKGRGAVPFANSPSGGGGSSNIPRPVLEPTPPTETGSTFSASRQKQSKRDEAIRKKLENDLSKKKHLTSRARHSRKAPPGTVLALKPSQALQIKPGTTVSEAAQLMAAKREDCVLVTDDDDRIAGIFTAKDLAFRVVGAGAKASAVTIAEIMTKNPLCARTDTSATDALDLMVRKGFRHLPVMDENQDISGVLDITKCFYDAMEKLERAYSSSRKLYDALEGVQSELGSTQPQQIIQYVEALRSKMSGPTLETVLNGVPPTTVSVRTSVKEAAQLMKENRTTAVLVQDQGAITGIFTSKDVVLRVIAPGLDPANCSVVRVMTPHPDFAPMDMTLQAALRKMHDGHYLNLPVMNDGGEIVGMVDVLKLTYATLDQINAMSNNNDEGPAWNKFWLSLDAETESMMSGEGSQAQHTNLGSRLTSPDMVRDRLNDTVAPGDSASHVGMESPPRSILPDVLEHQLPEELPFPFKFKAPSGRVHRMKIVATDGIEAFVEAIASKLGAEADNIGGVPHVEDGKIVGAGFALSFLDDEGDSISITADHDLLEAVILARQAHHDKVDLFVHDPEKPPVSAADPRHPTTPSVSTGAGLRERRKWWPEEEEEEDDDDSEDEHPARRRKSRATHTHAHAHEEQIIAGVPNELILPGAIVTLAVAIVGVFTIARLTSR; this comes from the exons ATGTCAGGACATTCTCACAACACTCACAGAAGCACGCCCAACAAGGGCCGTGGTGCAGTTCCGTTTGCCAACAGTCccagcggcggcggcggtagTTCTAATATTCCTCGTCCTGTCCTTGAGCCCACACCGCCTACCGAGACTGGATCTACTTTCAGCGCGAGTCGCCAGAAGCAGAGCAAACGTGATGAG GCTATCCGAAAGAAGCTCGAAAATGACCtctccaagaagaagcaccTCACAAGTCGAGCTCGCCACTCTCGCAAAGCTCCCCCCGGCACTGTCCTTGCTCTGAAGCCCAGCCAGGCCCTCCAGATCAAGCCTGGCACTACTGTTTCTGAGGCAGCCCAGTTGATGGCAGCAAAGCGAGAGGATTGTGTCCTAGTTACCGACGATGACGACCGAATTGCTGGTATTTTCACCGCCAAGGATCTTGCGTTCCGTGTTGTAGGAGCTGGAGCCAAGGCCTCCGCTGTCACTATCGCCGAAATCATGACCAAGAACCCTCTTTGCGCTCGAACCGACACCAGCGCCACCGATGCCTTGGATCTCATGGTTCGAAAGGGTTTCCGCCACTTACCAGTTATGGACGAGAACCAGGATATTTCTGGTGTGCTAGATATTACCAAGTGTTTTTACGATGCCATGGAAAAGCTCGAGCGTGCCTACTCTTCTTCTCGAAAGCTCTACGATGCTCTTGAGGGTGTTCAGTCTGAGTTGGGCTCTACACAGCCTCAGCAGATCATCCAGTACGTCGAAGCTCTGCGCAGCAAGATGTCCGGACCTACTTTGGAAACTGTGCTCAACGGTGTTCCCCCCACCACCGTTAGTGTGCGAACCTCGGTTAAAGAGGCTGCTCAGCTCATGAAGGAGAACCGCACAACTGCTGTCCTGGTTCAGGATCAAGGTGCTATTACGGGTATTTTCACCAGCAAGGATGTCGTTCTTCGAGTCATTGCCCCTGGCCTAGACCCCGCCAACTGCAGTGTCGTGCGTGTCATGACCCCTCACCCCGACTTTGCGCCCATGGACATGACCCTCCAGGCCGCCCTTCGCAAGATGCATG ATGGCCACTACCTTAACCTGCCTGTTATGAATGATGGCGGCGAGATCGTTGGTATGGTTGATGTTCTCAAACTCACATATGCCACTCTCGACCAGATCAACGCCATGTCCAACAACAACGACGAAGGTCCTGCCTGGAACAAGTTCTGGCTTTCCCTCGACGCCGAGACCGAGTCCATGATGTCAGGAGAGGGCAGCCAAGCTCAACACACCAACCTTGGTTCTCGTCTTACATCCCCCGATATGGTCCGTGACCGTCTCAACGACACTGTCGCCCCAGGCGATTCGGCCTCTCATGTTGGCATGGAATCGCCTCCCCGCTCCATTCTCCCTGATGTTCTTGAGCATCAACTCCCTGAAGAACTCCCCTTCCCCTTCAAGTTCAAAGCTCCCTCCGGTCGAGTACACCGTATGAAGATCGTCGCTACAGACGGCATCGAAGCCTTTGTTGAAGCCATCGCCTCTAAACTTGGTGCTGAGGCAGACAACATTGGTGGAGTGCCTCATGTGGAAGACGGAAAGATTGTCGGTGCTGGTTTTGCCCTGAGCTTCTTGGACGATGAGGGAGATTCCATCTCAATCACCGCCGATCATGATTTGCTCGAGGCTGTCATCCTTGCTCGCCAAGCGCATCACGACAAGGTTGATCTCTTCGTGCACGATCCCGAGAAGCCTCCCGTCTCTGCAGCCGACCCAAGACATCCTACTACACCCTCCGTTTCCACCGGGGCTGGTCTCCGTGAGCGCCGTAAGTGGTGgcccgaggaggaggaggaagaggacgacGATGATTCTGAGGATGAGCATCCCGCACGGAGACGTAAGAGCCGTGCGACGCATACACATGCACATGCACATGAGGAGCAAATTATCGCCGGTGTGCCCAATGAACTGATACTCCCTGGCGCGATTGTAACATTGGCGGTTGCTATCGTAGGTGTCTTTACCATTGCAAGGCTTACCAGCCGGTAA
- a CDS encoding hypothetical protein (BUSCO:15144at5125): MQSNPSGGLHARQKQHRRQNSTPTAFEGAKIPNLPTTQRQTAHRRGLSLDVRRQHITATTTTPTRHNQMVGTNTNNTGLSHYPQHNVLREAQQQRIQARPGTQNPYANLASSASDNYLMSPHGTPQTQRFDPSCFDPNSIPFDTYNTDFNVMMSKGQQAYGDNLSGGKEFDIFNNDSALSTPSFMTFPSEGSSAQGWASEGDTSSTRRTSRRISGGILDRVNKFENLDSARPATPPSQNQNQGHNTQSYFPPTPTETSQDRLVKDEPVPNRFSDDYDESMEETIKPVRNRGGNRRVQTIFQDIRQHSEQDMSSQGQADSASESSFHALPMPTPDYMNMNNFNNEFMKIENGFGRQEIGGLDITPNTPHMSNFIDLRPYPMGAQSISGTPSQTPSRRHSPHRRTESVASIASAASIASINIEETKTETGVTQDEIAQFISGPDAGDGKWTCTYEDCGKKFGRKENIKSHVQTHLNDRQYQCPTCKKCFVRQHDLKRHAKIHTGIKPYPCECGNSFARHDALTRHRQRGMCIGAFDNVVRKVVKRGRPPKKSRPDIETRMDKSARTRKKNMSISSMSSFSACSDSSAVTSPDQFMLDDMMDMGMPPQSQNLATVSSAPMTGLTAAALQEYASSPSAVSVHSYVSPEAIMDGTPMHVTSPAKSAASAASQYNTPPELSQSSSPPGTHYFEVEQNNSINADDLTAIPGTSTYVTSATMAATLPLGMSSADDLLLQFGGDNGLIQLDRDSHMLSMGKFEDDEFESSMFANNDNDVFFGSN; the protein is encoded by the exons ATGCAGTCCAACCCATCAGGAGGACTTCATGCTCGGCAAAAGCAGCATCGGCGTCAAAACTCGACACCGACTGCTTTTGAAGGTGCTAAGATCCCCAATCTGCCAACTACACAAAGACAAACCGCACACCGACGCGGCCTCAGTCTCGATGTTCGAAGACAACACATTACAGCAActacaacaacaccaacaaggCATAACCAGATGGTAGGTACAAATACTAACAACACAGGATTATCGCATTACCCGCAGCATAACGTACTGCGAGAAGCGCAGCAGCAACGCATACAAGCACGCCCGGGCACACAGAACCCTTACGCCAACTTGGCATCGAGTGCAAGCGACAACTATCTGATGTCACCCCACGGAACTCCTCAGACACAGCGATTCGACCCGTCCTGCTTTGACCCAAACTCAATTCCCTTTGATACTTACAACACAGACTTCAACGTGATGATGAGCAAAGGCCAACAAGCTTACGGCGACAACTTGTCGGGAGGTAAGGAATTTGATATTTTTAACAATGACAGTGCTCTTTCGACACCATCCTTTATGACCTTTCCTTCCGAGGGGTCCTCCGCCCAGGGCTGGGCATCTGAAGGTGACACCTCCAGCACAAGGAGGACCTCGCGGAGGATAAGCGGCGGCATCTTGGACCGTGTCAACAAGTTCGAAAACTTGGACTCAGCAAGACCAGCGACTCCCCCAagccagaaccagaaccaggGCCACAACACACAAA GCTACTTTCCCCCTACACCCACCGAGACTTCCCAAGACCGATTGGTCAAGGACGAACCAGTGCCAAATCGTTTCTCTGATGACTACGATGAGTCTATGGAAGAGACCATTAAGCCCGTCAGGAATCGTGGGGGAAACCGAAGGGTCCAGACTATCTTCCAGGACATCAGACAACACTCTGAGCAGGACATGTCTAGCCAAGGCCAAGCAGACTCTGCTTCCGAGTCATCCTTCCACGCACTGCCAATGCCGACTCCTGACTACATGAACATGAATAACTTCAACAACGAGTTCATGAAGATTGAGAACGGCTTCGGCCGTCAAGAAATCGGCGGTCTCGATATCACCCCCAACACACCCCACATGTCAAACTTTATCGATCTCAGACCTTACCCCATGGGCGCTCAATCCATCTCTGGCACGCCCTCACAAACACCTTCCCGTCGTCACTCCCCTCACCGCCGAACAGAATCTGTTGCAAGCATCGCTAGCGCCGCCAGCATTGCCAGCATCAACATTGAGGAGACCAAGACAGAGACCGGTGTGACCCAGGATGAGATCGCTCAGTTCATCAGCGGCCCTGATGCAGGAGATGGCAAGTGGACATGCACATACGAGGACTGTGGCAAGAAGTTCGGCCGCAAGGAGAACATCAAGTCGCATGTCCAGACTCACCTGAACGACCGCCAGTACCAATGCCCCACATGCAAGAAGTGCTTCGTCAGGCAGCACGACCTTAAACGACACGCCAAGATTCACACTGGAATCAAGCCTTATCCCTGTGAGTGCGGGAACAGCTTCGCTCGCCACGACGCTCTCACTCGACACCGTCAGCGAGGCATGTGTATTGGCGCTTTCGATAATGTTGTACGCAAGGTTGTTAAGCGAGGTAGACCTCCCAAAAAGAGCCGCCCTGATATCGAGACCCGCATGGACAAGTCGGCTAGAACCCgcaagaagaacatgtctATCAGCTCAATGTCGTCTTTTTCTGCATGCTCGGACAGCTCAGCTGTTACCTCACCAGATCAGTTCATGCTTGACGACATGATGGACATGGGAATGCCTCCACAAAGTCAGAACCTTGCCACCGTCTCCTCAGCACCCATGACCGGCCTCACTGCTGCAGCTCTCCAGGAGTATGCCTCCTCGCCATCCGCCGTCAGCGTTCACTCTTACGTTTCCCCTGAAGCTATCATGGACGGTACTCCCATGCACGTCACATCTCCAGCCAAGAGCGCTGCGAGCGCCGCGAGCCAATACAACACCCCCCCTGAGCTGTCACAATCGTCGTCCCCCCCTGGCACCCATTATTTCGAGGTTGAACAAAACAACTCGATAAACGCCGACGACCTGACCGCCATCCCGGGTACATCCACCTATGTCACCTCGGCGACAATGGCTGCTACCCTCCCCCTGGGAATGAGCAGCGCAGATGACCTTTTGCTGCAGTTTGGTGGCGACAATGGCCTTATTCAACTGGACCGCGATTCCCACATGCTCTCCATGGGCAAgtttgaggatgatgaaTTCGAAAGCAGTATGTTCGCCAATAACGATAACGACGTCTTCTTTGGCAGCAACTAG
- the CCT6 gene encoding T-complex protein 1 subunit zeta (BUSCO:17467at5125), giving the protein MSAAQLLNPKAESRRRGEALKVNISAGEGLQDVLKSNLGPRGTIKMLVDGAGQIKLTKDGNVLLREMQIQNPTAVMIARAATAQDDICGDGTTSVVMLVGELLKQADRYISEGLHPRIITDGFEVAKVEALKFLDSFKLAKEVDRELLLSVARTSLTTKLNATLAQKLTPDIVDAVLAIYQEPAKPDLHMVEIMKMQHRTAADTRLIRGLALDHGARHPDMPKRLENCYILTLNVSLEYEKTEINSSFFYSSAEQRDKLVESERRFVDAKLKKIVDLKKELCGNDGTKNFVVINQKGIDPLSLDVLAKNNILALRRAKRRNMERLQLVCGGVAQNSVDDLSEEVLGYAGLVYEQTLGEEKYTFVEEVKDPKSVTLMIKGPNAHTIAQVTDAVRDGLRSVYNMIVDKSVVPGAGAFQVACASHLKSDAFSKTVKGKAKWGVEAFADALLIIPKTLAANAGLDIQDALADLQDEYADGNVVGLNLETGEPMDPELEGIFDSYRVLRNCIASSSSIASNLLLCDELLKARQMGRAGGPGPGMDGPNDHM; this is encoded by the exons ATGTCGGCTGCACAACTTCTCAACCCAAAGGCCGAGTCCCGA AGGAGGGGCGAAGCTCTCAAGGTCAATATCAGTGCTGGTGAAGGTCTACAGGATGTTCTCAAGTCCAACTTGGGCCCTAGAGGCACCATTAAGAT GCTTGTTGACGGTGCGGGTCAG ATCAAGTTGACCAAGGATGGAAACGTTCTCCTCCGTGAGATGCAAATACAAAACCCTACCGCTGTTATGATTGCCCGCGCAGCGACCGCCCAGGACGATATTTGCGGTGATGGAACCACCTCAGTGGTTATGCTGGTCGGCGagcttcttaagcaggcagACCGTTATATCTCGGAAGGTTTGCACCCTCGGATCATCACTGATGGTTTTGAGGTTGCCAAGGTCGAGGCTCTTAAG TTCCTCGACTCTTTCAAGCTCGCTAAGGAGGTTGACCGAGAACTCCTTCTCAGTGTCGCCCGTACTTCGCTCACCACCAAGCTCAACGCCACCCTGGCTCAGAAGCTTACTCCCGATATTGTCGATGCCGTTCTTGCTATTTACCAGGAGCCCGCAAAGCCCGATCTACACATGGTTGAGATtatgaagatgcagcaccGAACAGCTGCCGACACTCGCTTGATCCGCGGATTGGCCCTCGATCACGGTGCTCGCCACCCCGATATGCCTAAGCGACTCGAGAACTGTTACATCCTCACCTTGAACGTCAGTCTGGAGTATGAGAAGACCGAGATTAACTCCAGCTTCTTTTACTCCAGCGCCGAGCAGCGCGATAAGCTTGTTGAGAGTGAGCGTCGTTTTGTCGAtgccaagctcaagaagatcgTTGATCTCAAGAAGGAGCTCTGCGGTAACGATGGAACAAAGaacttcgtcgtcatcaACCAGAAGGGTATCGACCCCCTTTCTCTTGACGTCCTTGCCAAGAACAACATTCTCGCTCTCCGACGAGCCAAGCGCAGAAACATGGAGCGACTTCAGCTTGTTTGTGGTGGTGTTGCTCAGAACAGTGTCGATGACTTGTCCGAGGAGGTTCTGGGTTACGCTGGCCTAGTCTACGAGCAGACTCTGGGAGAGGAGAAGTACACCTTCGTGGAGGAGGTCAAGGACCCCAAGTCAGTTACTCTTATGATCAAGGGACCCAATGCCCACACTATTGCCCAGGTCACAGATGCCGTCCGAGACGGTCTTCGAAGTGTCTACAACATGATCGTCGACAAGTCTGTTGTTCCTGGAGCTGGTGCCTTCCAAGTTGCTTGTGCTTCTCACCTCAAGAGCGATGCCTTTAGCAAGACTGTCAAGGGTAAGGCCAAGTGGGGTGTTGAGGCTTTCGCTGATGCTCTTCTCATTATTCCCAAGACCCTGGCTGCCAACGCTGGCCTTGACATTCAGGATGCTC TCGCGGATCTCCAAGACGAGTACGCTGACGGCAACGTCGTTGGTCTCAACCTCGAGACCGGTGAGCCCATGGACCCTGAGCTGGAGGGTATCTTCGATTCTTACCGAGTTCTACGAAATTGCATTGCCTCTAGCTCAAGCATTGCATCTAACTTGCTCCTATGTGACGAGCTGTTGAAGGCTCGGCAGATGGGCAGAGCAGGTGGCCCTGGGCCTGGCATGGATGGACCTAATGATCACATGTAG
- a CDS encoding hypothetical protein (BUSCO:47452at5125), which translates to MNGEDPPERTQEISSIINGLERYNPEAVGALETYLQDQCEQKFTDCNANRTLLKLYQLNPDRIKDEVITNVLVKTMTQFPSAQFSLALHLINPSSAVTGDLGEAITKLRSLNGQLEGAQYSRFWADLDDDMVADLIADIPDFEEVVRHRIALLVSQAFREIQIGHLESWLGLNEDATKKFVTEVCGWTVDAEGNVKVPSNPDNEAKKAEIREDVNVEQFSRVLRRSWEDTV; encoded by the exons ATGAACGGAGAAGACCCGCCGGAGAGAACTCAGGAGATCTCGTCCATCATCAACGGACTTGAGCGATATAACCCCGAGGCTGTCGGCGCTCTCGAGACCTACCTCCAGGACCAATGCGAGCAGAAGTTCACTGACTGCAATGCCAACCGAACACTACTGAAGCT GTACCAACTCAACCCTGACCGTATCAAGGATGAAGTCATTACCAACGTCCTGGTCAAGACCATGACCCAGTTCCCCTCCGCGCAGTTCTCTCTCGCTCTGCACCTCATCAACCCCTCCTCTGCTGTCACTGGCGACCTCGGCGAAGCCATCACCAAGCTCCGATCCCTCAATGGTCAACTTGAGGGTGCTCAGTACTCCCGCTTCTGGGCCGACCTCGACGACGACATGGTTGCCGATTTGATTGCCGACATTCCCGACTTTGAGGAGGTTGTCCGTCACCGCATCGCCCTTCTTGTTTCGCAGGCTTTCCGTGAGATCCAGATCGGCCACCTCGAGTCATGGCTCGGCCTCAATGAGGACGCTACTAAGAAGTTTGTCACTGAGGTCTGCGGCTGGACTGTTGATGCCGAAGGCAACGTCAAGGTTCCCTCAAACCCCGACAACGAAGCCAAGAAGGCTGAGATCCGTGAGGACGTCAACGTCGAGCAGTTCTCCAGGGTGCTCCGACGGTCATGGGAGGACACTGTTTAG
- a CDS encoding hypothetical protein (BUSCO:7776at5125) yields the protein MPSPTKKRKLNNGTNSTAPARGLEYFFSKQKQNGAESSKKPKLEEDNGTSNDVPAEMTDEELARKLQAEWDQEVANTPHAALQEQTLQLPNKHNVSISRDESPSPTSTKSKPSISLPMTLNKPNPDNKAKPTLSLQAAGMAEDIATTMIPFDESPLTFDPAEYVDQLKEHWVSEGGNASYALLTRCFILINGTTSRIKIVDTLVNCLRVLIEGDPTSLLPAVWLATNDISPPYVSMELGLGGSAISKALRNACGLDNRALKAIYDKYGDAGDVAFEVKKKQSFTLRKPKPLTIKSVYESLVKIASSQGQGSADTKQRIVDRLLQDARGGEESRFVVRTLCQHLRIGAVKTTMLIALSRAFLLSRPPGSEFPLKSVTDLAKLKKEDLAEIWGRAEEIVKACFARRPNYNDLVPVLLEIGISEELLIRCGLALHIPLRPMLGSITRDLSEMLTKLQGRDFACEFKYDGQRAQIHCDESGKVSIFSRHLEVMTDKYPDLVELIPKIRGEGVDSFIMEGEVVAVDRETGELKNFQTLTNRARKDVDIGAITVDVCMFSFDLMYLNGQPLLDRPFRERRELLRSLFKEIPHHFTWVNSLDATSADSESVLEFFKAATDLKCEGIMVKILDNLPSVPYLGEGEGEGPEGSDRTLTPRPKSKGKGKSKGKKGENGEKVKTRRKPLLATYEPDKRLDSWLKVKKDYNSSFDTLDLIPVAAWHGQGRKAKWWSPMLMACRNEETGSLEAVCKCMSGFTDSFYKVNRQFYDDGEESGEPKNTRTTQPSFVEYSGPRPDIWFEPQEVWEMAFADITLSPTYTAAIGLVSEERGLSLRFPRFMKKREDKSLEEASTNDFLADLWRKQEAKAASKKENNDEAKAQGEDVEEADD from the exons ATGCCCAGCCCAACCAAGAAACGGAAGCTCAATAACGGCACCAACTCAACAGCACCAGCTAGAGGTCTTGAGTATTTCTTCTCAAAGCAAAAACAGAATGGAGCAGAGTCTAGCAAGAAACCAAAGCTAGAAGAAGACAATGGCACATCAAATGATGTACCGGCGGAAATGACCGATGAAGAATTGGCTAGGAAACTCCAGGCAGAATGGGATCAAGAGGTCGCCAACACTCCACACGCCGCGCTTCAGGAACAGACTCTACAACTTCCGAATAAGCACAATGTGTCAATATCCAGAGATGAAAGCCCAAGTCCAACATCAACCAAGTCTAAACCATCCATTTCTCTCCCAATGACTTTGAACAAGCCCAATCCGGACAACAAGGCAAAGCCCACCCTTAGCCTTCAAGCTGCGGGCATGGCCGAAGATATAGCAACGACTATGATACCTTTCGATGAGTCACCCCTGACTTTCGACCCAGCCGAATATGTGGATCAATTAAAGGAACATTGGGTCTCTGAAGGAGGCAATGCATCATATGCATTGCTCACTCGCTGTTTCATTCTCATCAACGGTACCACAAGTCGAATCAAAATCGTAGACACACTTGTAAACTGCTTGAGAGTTCTCATCGAGGGTGACCCAACAAGTCTTTTACCAGCG GTCTGGTTAGCAACCAATGATATCTCACCTCCCTATGTCTCAATGGAACTGGGGTTGGGAGGTTCGGCGATATCTAAAGCGTTGCGGAACGCCTGTGGGCTGGATAACCGGGCCCTAAAAGCCATTTATGACAAATACGGCGATGCTGGAGATGTAGCCTTcgaggtcaagaagaagcaaagctTCACTCTCAGGAAACCAAAGCCCCTCACAATCAAGTCTGTGTACGAGTCTTTGGTAAAGATTGCCAGTAGTCAAGGACAGGGCAGTGCAGATACCAAGCAAAGAATAGTCGATCGCCTTCTTCAAGACGCCCGTGGTGGGGAGGAGAGCAGGTTTGTTGTGCGAACTCTTTGTCAACAT CTTCGAATCGGTGCTGTCAAGACAACAATGCTGATCGCGTTATCACGAGCCTTCTTGCTCTCGCGTCCACCGGGATCCGAGTTTCCTCTAAAGTCGGTGACCGATCTAGCCAAACTCAAGAAAGAAGATCTGGCCGAAATTTGGGGTCGGGCTGAGGAGATAGTCAAGGCTTGCTTTGCAAGACGTCCAAACTATAACGATCTTGTCCCGGTACTTCTTGAGATTGGCATTTCCGAGGAACTACTAATACGATGCGGCCTTGCTCTCCATATTCCTCTACGTCCAATGCTTGGAAGCATTACGAGGGACCTATCTGAGATGCTCACAAAACTACAAGGAAGAGACTTTGCCTGCGAATTCAAATACGACGGCCAGAGAGCCCAAATACACTGTgacgagagcgggaaggtcagCATCTTCTCTCGGCATTTGGAAGTCATGACAGATAAATATCCTGACTTGGTTGAGTTGATTCCGAAGATACGTGGAGAGGGTGTTGATAGTTTCATTATGGAAGGTGAAGTTGTGGCCGTTGATCGCGAAACTGGAGAACTCAAAAATTTCCAGACACTCACAAATCGAGCGAGAAAAGATGTTGATATAGGAGCTATTACGGTGGATGTCTGCATGTTCTCGTTCGATTTGATGTACCTAAACGGACAGCCACTGCTAGATCGACCATTTCGAGAGAGACGGGAACTTCTACGATCGCTATTCAAGGAGATACCGCACCATTTTACCTGGGTCAATAGCCTTGATGCTACATCTGCAGATTCGGAGTCGGTCCTTGAGTTCTTTAAAGCTGCCACAGATCTCAAGTGCGAAGGGATCATGGTGAAAATCCTTGACAATTTGCCTTCAGTGCCATATTTGGGAGAGGGCGAAGGAGAGGGACCAGAAGGATCTGACAGAACATTGACACCAAGACCAAAATCGAAAGGAAAAGGGAAGTCAAAGGGCAAAAAGGGTGAGAATGGAGAAAAAGTGAAAACAAGACGCAAACCCTTACTGGCGACGTATGAGCCAGATAAGCGACTTGACTCCTggctcaaggtcaagaaagaCTACAACTCAAGTTTTGACACACTTGACCTCATACCTGTTGCTGCCTGGCACGGACAGGGACGCAAGGCGAAATGGTGGTCGCCTATGCTTATGGCTTGTCGCAATGAGGAGACAGGGTCTTTGGAGGCTGTGTGTAAGTGCATGTCTGGGTTCACGGATAGCTTCTACAAGGTCAATCGGCAATTCTATGACGATGGCGAAGAGAGTGGCGAGCCCAAGAATACGAGAACTACCCAGCCCAGTTTTGTGGAATATTCGGGTCCAAGGCCCGATATTTGGTTTGAGCCACAGGAAGTATGGGAAATGGCGTTTGCAGATATTACGCTGAGCCCAACCTACACTGCTGCGATCGGGCTTGTGAGTGAAGAGAGAGGGTTGAGTTTGAGGTTCCCAAGATttatgaagaagagagaggatAAAAGTCTGGAAGAGGCAAGCACAAACGACTTTTTGGCTGATCTTTGGCGCAAGCAAGAAGCCAaggctgcttcgaagaaagagaacaacGACGAGGCAAAGGCACAAGGAGAAGATGTAGAAGAAGCCGACGATTAG